In a genomic window of Vicinamibacterales bacterium:
- a CDS encoding glycosyltransferase family 4 protein: MGKGRALRVLLAHKFYETRGGAEVFFFETGRTLEQHGHEVAYFATSADPSKADGFRTFLISPPDYERGNFIGRLSQIGRLIYSRSVKEQFAEAIRTFKPDLVHVFGIHVHLTPSILAAAHEAAVPILMSCNDYKHICPNYKLYHHGHICMDCKGGKFYSATVNRCCKDSVTVSVASSVEAYAHDLMGVYDLVHTFLFSSQFMAHETQEFWPNRSFRWRQLRNPFDSTKFRLETAYEDYALFVGRLIEEKGVDVLLDAASLVPSVRVKIVGTGPEEGALRAQAARLELTNVEFLGAVWGDDLDMLLSRSRFLIVPSVWHENYPYVINQSFAFGKPVIASDRGGMPELVDHDRTGLVYDSGDRAALARAMQALWDDPDRTVRLGRAAKEYSDATFNDERFLETLLGIYSEVLDAGVGTGG, encoded by the coding sequence ATGGGAAAGGGCAGGGCATTGCGGGTTCTACTCGCCCATAAGTTCTACGAGACACGGGGCGGCGCGGAGGTTTTCTTCTTCGAGACGGGCCGCACCCTCGAGCAGCACGGCCACGAGGTCGCGTACTTCGCTACATCGGCTGATCCCTCAAAAGCTGACGGGTTCCGCACATTCCTTATCTCACCTCCCGACTACGAGCGTGGCAACTTCATCGGTCGACTCAGTCAGATCGGCCGATTGATCTACTCGCGCTCCGTCAAGGAACAGTTCGCTGAGGCGATCCGCACCTTCAAGCCCGATTTGGTGCACGTGTTCGGCATCCATGTGCATCTGACTCCTTCGATCCTCGCTGCAGCTCACGAAGCGGCAGTTCCGATCCTGATGTCATGCAACGACTACAAGCACATTTGTCCGAACTACAAGCTGTACCACCACGGTCACATCTGCATGGACTGCAAGGGCGGCAAGTTCTACAGCGCGACCGTCAATCGCTGCTGCAAGGACTCGGTGACCGTCAGCGTTGCCAGTTCCGTCGAGGCATACGCTCACGACCTTATGGGCGTGTACGACCTCGTCCACACGTTCTTGTTCTCGAGCCAGTTCATGGCACACGAGACACAGGAGTTTTGGCCTAACCGCTCGTTCCGCTGGCGCCAGCTGCGTAACCCATTCGACAGCACCAAGTTTCGCCTGGAAACGGCATACGAAGACTACGCCCTGTTCGTCGGACGGCTGATCGAGGAAAAGGGAGTCGATGTACTCCTCGACGCCGCATCTCTCGTCCCCTCAGTGCGGGTGAAGATCGTGGGTACGGGCCCGGAGGAAGGAGCCCTGCGGGCGCAGGCTGCCCGGCTCGAATTGACAAACGTCGAATTCCTTGGAGCGGTGTGGGGTGATGATCTTGACATGCTGCTCTCGAGGTCCCGCTTCCTCATCGTGCCATCGGTGTGGCACGAGAATTATCCGTACGTGATCAACCAATCGTTTGCGTTTGGAAAGCCAGTCATCGCCTCGGATCGAGGCGGCATGCCAGAGCTCGTCGACCACGACAGGACTGGCCTCGTCTATGACTCCGGCGATCGTGCCGCCCTCGCTCGCGCCATGCAGGCGTTATGGGATGACCCGGACCGAACCGTTCGCCTCGGCCGAGCGGCGAAGGAGTACTCGGACGCGACCTTCAACGACGAGCGGTTTCTTGAGACGTTGCTCGGGATCTACAGTGAGGTGCTCGATGCGGGCGTTGGTACTGGGGGGTAG
- a CDS encoding NAD-dependent epimerase/dehydratase family protein has translation MRALVLGGSGFIGSHLVDALLADGHRVRVFDRQPDRLRGALKGVDYRFGSLVDVAEVAEALVGIDVVYHLVSTSVPSTSNLDPLADIQGNLVPAVQLLDQMVRFDVRRIVFLSSGGTVYGNTTASPVRETHPLRPICSYGVVKVAIENYLLMYQELYAIEPVVLRPSNPVGPRQGHIGVQGVVPTFLRRLLDGDQIHVWGDGTVVRDYIDITDLVSLCVRAGSSDAIGVFNAGSGVGTSILEVLSTIELVTGVPPNVTFQPSRAFDVQRIVLDSELARRTFDWSPSVTLEESIRRVWSWLLTLNA, from the coding sequence ATGCGGGCGTTGGTACTGGGGGGTAGTGGGTTCATCGGATCCCACCTTGTCGACGCGCTCCTCGCCGACGGCCACCGCGTCCGCGTCTTCGACCGCCAGCCCGACCGCCTACGAGGGGCGTTGAAAGGTGTCGACTACCGGTTCGGGTCTCTAGTTGACGTCGCTGAGGTCGCAGAGGCACTGGTCGGGATCGACGTCGTCTACCACTTGGTAAGTACGTCGGTACCCAGCACGTCGAACCTCGATCCGTTGGCTGACATCCAAGGGAACCTCGTGCCCGCGGTGCAGCTTTTGGACCAGATGGTGCGCTTTGACGTGCGCCGGATTGTTTTTCTCTCGTCCGGTGGAACTGTCTATGGGAACACCACGGCGTCTCCTGTGCGCGAGACACACCCGTTGCGGCCGATTTGCTCGTATGGAGTTGTGAAGGTCGCGATCGAGAACTACCTGTTGATGTATCAGGAACTGTACGCGATCGAACCGGTCGTTCTTCGTCCATCCAACCCCGTCGGCCCCCGCCAGGGGCACATCGGCGTTCAGGGCGTCGTTCCCACGTTCCTGCGTCGGCTGCTCGACGGTGACCAGATTCATGTGTGGGGCGACGGAACGGTCGTTCGAGACTACATTGACATCACCGACTTGGTTTCACTTTGCGTCCGGGCAGGCAGCTCCGACGCCATCGGGGTGTTCAATGCGGGCAGTGGGGTCGGGACCTCCATCCTCGAGGTGCTCTCGACCATCGAGTTGGTTACCGGCGTTCCGCCCAACGTCACCTTCCAACCAAGCCGGGCCTTCGATGTGCAGAGGATCGTCCTTGACAGTGAACTCGCGAGGCGAACCTTCGACTGGTCTCCGTCCGTGACACTCGAGGAGAGCATTCGTCGCGTGTGGAGCTGGCTGCTCACCCTCAATGCGTGA
- a CDS encoding SDR family oxidoreductase, with translation MKVLITGSAGMLGSAMYPAFVRAGHEVVATDLEPRPVDGLEMGTLDVRDAAAVRKLVDVVRPALVLHLAAETDLEACERDPDHAYRTNTLGTEFVALACRARGTPLVYISTAGVFDGTKDGAYTELDRANPINVYGRSKYEGELVAMRLMPESYVVRAGWMIGGGDRDHKFVHKIGEQLRAGATTIHAVEDKLGTPTYTRDFAANLLELVETGFYGRYHMACRGEGSRYDVALEIVRHSGRSDVHVVAVDSAHFSETYSAPRPRSEIMRNYMLDLHGLNRMRAWQVALREYLDESAVGLA, from the coding sequence ATGAAGGTCTTGATCACGGGAAGCGCCGGAATGCTGGGCAGCGCCATGTACCCGGCCTTCGTCCGAGCCGGTCACGAGGTCGTGGCCACGGATCTCGAGCCACGCCCAGTTGATGGCTTAGAGATGGGAACGCTTGACGTCCGCGATGCTGCAGCCGTGCGCAAGCTGGTGGACGTGGTGCGGCCCGCCCTGGTACTGCATCTCGCCGCCGAGACGGATCTCGAGGCGTGCGAACGAGATCCGGATCACGCATACCGTACCAACACCCTGGGGACGGAGTTCGTCGCGCTCGCGTGCAGGGCGCGCGGTACGCCGCTGGTGTACATCAGCACCGCGGGCGTCTTCGATGGAACAAAGGATGGCGCATACACCGAGCTGGATAGGGCGAACCCCATCAACGTGTATGGGCGCTCCAAGTACGAAGGGGAGCTTGTCGCGATGCGCCTGATGCCCGAGTCATACGTGGTGCGTGCAGGGTGGATGATCGGCGGCGGCGATCGCGATCACAAGTTCGTGCACAAGATCGGCGAACAGTTGCGTGCCGGAGCGACGACAATCCACGCGGTCGAGGATAAGCTCGGAACGCCGACCTACACTCGGGACTTCGCAGCGAATCTTCTGGAGCTCGTGGAGACGGGGTTCTATGGCCGCTATCACATGGCCTGTCGCGGGGAGGGAAGTCGGTACGACGTAGCCCTTGAGATCGTGCGCCATTCCGGCCGCTCTGATGTTCATGTGGTGGCCGTCGACTCCGCGCACTTCTCGGAGACGTACTCCGCCCCGCGTCCTCGCAGCGAGATCATGCGCAACTACATGCTGGATCTCCACGGCCTGAACCGGATGCGGGCGTGGCAGGTGGCGCTCCGCGAGTACCTCGACGAGTCAGCAGTCGGCCTGGCCTAG